CAACAGTTTTTAGGACGGACGGGAGATTTGTTTCTAGTTATTTGTTTCTAGATTTCTAGATCTAGATCTAGATCCGCGTCCAAATTTGTATGGTTTGTTAAGTGCCGCGCAAAGCAGCTCTATAATAACACTTACATCACCTTACGTCATCAtcatattctttttttcgcaTTTAATTATATTCGATGAAAGATTCCACAAtaagttattgtttttgttttggtggtaAGTTTTTAccgctttatttgtttgttgatggtagaaagcattttaatattgttaGTTCACGGTTACTATCGACGTCAAATTCGACAAGTTTCTTTGAAAGGACGTGTACTTCGGAGAGAAGCATAGAGctgtaacaaaaaacacttttcataCACATActtccgtaaaaaaaaatcgggtGCAGTAACCATTATTGGAAATTACGAAGTAGCTTATACCTTAGTCTCGCTAATCATACATACACTACGTTCTAAACAATGTCAGCAATGTTCACTTAAGGTGCACCTTAACTTAGGCATATTTAGTGTAGTGAATAAAGGCAAGCACAGAATCTGCCAAATAGAGGGCTCCGTTTATGACACACAATGCTCCTAATGCCAGTCCAGCCTAAAATTGAAAgacaatattttcatttttacgctTGTAGGTGGTCACATCTTCATAAGACTTACCGTTCGTTCGGAAGTAATGTTTTCAAAGTCGTGTTCAGCCAGATATCCGTGCCAGTAGTGTAAAGCAGTACCACCGACAGCTACCCACATGAACGTTCCGACCACATTCATGATCGTGTCAGAAAGCTCGTACTTGTGTTTGGTGGTGCCGAAACCAAACGTCAGTAACTGCACACCGGTGTAGATGATGAAACCGACAAACACCCCGGATGCGACGATTTCTGCATCGGGACTTTTCTCTTCATTCAGGTTCCAAGTACCACCAATACCAAGGAAATCTCCTCCATAGCCTGTTCGGTAAATGATCAGCACTACAATGTTGATGACCTACGAAGAGATACCGATAAGCAGTTCTTAATAAAAGACCCTTGTTGGAAGTGCTGTACCTCCACCGGGTAACATAAACATTGCGTCCAGCGCTAATGGTGTTTGGGCAATTTAATTTGGAAATGCATTATACTCGCGTAGAGGATGGGGTTTTATGTTTCCCGTTACGATTGGTCGTTACGAGAATGGATGGAAGAATTTTGTCGTGAATTTCGATCAAGTCCGAGAACTCGGAAGCTTATGCGTGTGAATCAGAACACGAGTTCCCTATTCGCAACATCCTAGGCGGGAAACGTTACTGTACGAGAAAAAGTTAAGTGCAAACCCATAGCAATATAATCCTTCCATTGGAATGTCGTAAAAATGGTAAATCTATGTGTTACGCCTCGTTAtgaaacaggcaaaaaaaaaatcaatgcacAATCCCTATACCCGAACTGTgagcatttatttgttttgttgatcatGGTTGCATATCTATGAAGTGTTTTCCTTCAAAATGCTCAGCACTGGAATAGCAGTCTATTTCCTCTTAAACAACGGTAGACTGTCAGTATCATTTTATGATCCAATAAGCTTGCAAAAAGGCGAAACCTTGTTTCGATATTGTGTACACTATGTTTGCAAAATCTTTTGCTCAtagttgttgtgttgttcgaAAGcatagaatattttttttcatttaattttgttgagTTTGGTTTAGGTGAAATTGTTTATCAAACAAGCGTAAATTTAAAGCCCATAACAAAcccaaaaatggtaaaaaccCAATCGGTTAAAAAATCAATGACACCATGTTGTGGAATGTTTCTAAATTGTTCCGCAACCTACCGTAAATGGGTTTGTATATTCTATCGAATATTGAGCGATATCGTCATGAACAAACGTCGCTAGTTGTAGTGACCCTTATCTTATCTGTTGTGCCAACGCATGGTTGGGAGCGATAATTTTTTTCCATGAATTGGACAACTACTCAGCGGGATGTGTTAAAATTTTGCCACTTTGTGgatgacattttaattttaatctttagctaaattgattaaaatgtatttaaactTAATACAGATAGCGTATTCAACTTAATGTATTCAAACTTAAACCAGGTCGTAACCAAATGTTGCTAGAGTGCTTTAGATTTTGACCTTTACATTGCTATTCTTTAAACTACACCATTCATCGATTAATCTTTCCAACAAGTTGTTCTAATTGTTAGAACTTAAAATATTGCTGAACATACGTCATATCTATCGGTTATGGAACCATGTGGAACCATTAACTCGTAAACGGATTGAACGAACGATTTCGCCATAGAATAATACTTCAGTTATGGACTGGGTGTGGTCTCTTTCTTGAACTCTTGTGGTACACCTATGTTAAAGTATGAGTAATCACCTGCACAATCACTATTTAAACAAGATCATGAGAGCACTTCAACATTGGAATGCCATTATTATAATATGACAGCCATTAATGCTTAACTGGATTTAGCCacatacaaatttgatgtTCAGTTAACTTTGTACACATAACCAATTGCACACATAACTAAAGTCTCGACCCGCTAACGATCTCAAAATCGCATTCAACAACTAATAGGTATGCTCACCACTTTGAACACTTTtataaaaatggaaccaaTTGTTTCTGCGGAAACCA
This region of Anopheles marshallii chromosome 2, idAnoMarsDA_429_01, whole genome shotgun sequence genomic DNA includes:
- the LOC128709555 gene encoding protein snakeskin → MVSAETIGSIFIKVFKVVINIVVLIIYRTGYGGDFLGIGGTWNLNEEKSPDAEIVASGVFVGFIIYTGVQLLTFGFGTTKHKYELSDTIMNVVGTFMWVAVGGTALHYWHGYLAEHDFENITSERTAGLALGALCVINGALYLADSVLAFIHYTKYA